The following proteins come from a genomic window of Nostoc sp. KVJ3:
- a CDS encoding ATP-binding protein: protein MNDTNQLVADTLHCTTQISRPLTELINRKTKGNPFFTTQFLKALYEDKQIKFNHEQGYWECDFAQVNALSVTDDVVEFMATQLQKLPQQTQNILKLAACIGNSFDLTTLAIVSQQSSQEVADALWKALQEGLILPQNQVYKFYLSHEQEVNTNNIENVAYRFLHDRVQQAAYYLIPEDQKQATHLAIGQLLHANTPATQLDNIFDIVNHLNIGIDLITQLDKKLELAQLNLLAGRKAKAALAYNAAVKYYTQGIDLLPFDAWTEHYTLTLNLHNKRLEAACLNTDFDKLARWGDIVLQSATSLLDTIKIYEIRMTAFRSQGQFAKVVGTGLQVLKLLGVEFPEQVNIADISAAAEQTRQLWMGRAPLSLLDLPIMSDPHQLAAMQILTKLVPSAHIAAPLLLPLLIFKQVEVSIQYGNSPIAIFSYADYGLILCGVMEDIDAGYEFGQLSLKLLEQQQIKAFKSRAYFIVNSFIRHWKEPLNHSIPYLLEAYHSGLETGDWECVALNLVAYSQYSYWSGRELNDLAEEMETYQQVISQVKQEATLKYLECYQQAILNLLGQAEVPYCLQGKVFNVAGVLPSLQSASNRTGLFYVHLNQAVLCYLFGEYEAASQQAALAEQYSNAVIGYFVVVVRVFYDALIHLARYTDVNAQEQSAILERINTHQEKLQIWAIPAPFNHQHRWQLVTAERYRVLGQFTEAMEHYDLAIAQAKTHGYLQDEALSNELAAKFYLSWGKQKVAAGYMQEAYYCYARWGAKAKTEDLENRYPDLVHVILQQRIQSLHILETISSSVSHPLSSAHNSTLLGRSSSTDISSFDFAAILKASQAISGTIQLDELLHRLTQIILQHSGGERCALILPNTQGKWLVRAIATPETTELCAEPLEGNPNLPIKLIQYVKNTEEIVMIDELKTNLPVIDEYLSQRQPKSLLCLPILNQGRLVGILYLKNRFTSSVFTSDRILILNFLCTQAAISLENARLYEDAQIYTQQLEQSLEKLRLSEARFQKLADNVPGMIYQIRIKADGSTSVPYVSSGCQTLYEVPAEDFLSGKCSLRDFEHPDDGAEAFRAVVESAQNLTPFQHEWRIVTPNGNIKWVKAASQPERGEDGEMVWDGILIDISEQQAALREHKLGEAAVKHKSQELENALQELQQAQLQMIQHEKMSALGNLVAGVAHEMNNPLGFISTSLQQAKPILADITEHLKLYQKALPNPEVEIIDHAEEIDLDYSLEDMPNMVDAMLIASERLKNISTSLRTFSRGDKDYKVPFNINEGIDSTILILKHRLKANEQRPEIIVVTEYENLQPIECFPGQLNQVFMNILANAIDALDESSRGRSFEHFKLNPHKIRVRAIIENHTLKISIADNGTGINEDVKARIFDHLFTTKGVGKGTGLGLAISQQIVEEIHGGRIEVNSVLGKGTEFVIYIPITEKLFIKEI from the coding sequence TTGAATGATACTAATCAGTTAGTGGCTGATACTTTACATTGTACGACACAGATATCGCGCCCTCTAACAGAATTAATCAATCGCAAAACTAAAGGCAATCCCTTTTTTACCACGCAGTTTCTCAAGGCTTTATACGAAGATAAACAAATTAAATTTAATCATGAGCAAGGTTACTGGGAATGCGATTTTGCTCAAGTCAATGCGCTATCTGTGACTGATGATGTGGTGGAATTTATGGCTACTCAGTTACAAAAATTGCCTCAGCAAACGCAAAATATCCTGAAGTTAGCTGCTTGTATTGGTAACTCTTTTGATTTAACTACTTTGGCAATTGTTTCACAACAGTCGTCACAGGAGGTGGCAGATGCTTTGTGGAAAGCTTTGCAAGAAGGATTGATTTTACCGCAAAATCAAGTTTATAAATTTTATCTCAGCCATGAGCAAGAAGTTAATACTAACAATATCGAAAATGTTGCTTATCGCTTTTTGCACGATCGCGTCCAACAAGCTGCTTATTATTTAATTCCTGAAGACCAAAAACAAGCTACTCATTTGGCGATCGGTCAATTATTGCACGCTAACACGCCTGCAACTCAACTAGACAATATCTTTGATATTGTCAATCACTTGAATATAGGCATTGATTTGATAACTCAGCTTGACAAAAAACTGGAGTTAGCACAACTGAATTTGCTAGCGGGGCGCAAAGCCAAAGCTGCGCTCGCTTATAATGCTGCTGTCAAATATTATACCCAAGGTATTGACTTACTGCCCTTTGATGCCTGGACAGAACATTACACATTAACCCTGAATCTGCATAATAAGCGTTTAGAAGCTGCCTGCCTCAATACAGACTTTGACAAGTTGGCAAGATGGGGTGACATTGTATTGCAATCTGCTACTTCTTTGCTTGATACTATCAAAATCTATGAAATCCGAATGACGGCATTTCGGTCTCAAGGTCAATTTGCCAAAGTAGTTGGAACTGGGTTGCAAGTGCTGAAATTACTCGGCGTGGAATTTCCCGAACAGGTAAATATAGCAGATATTAGCGCAGCTGCCGAACAGACAAGGCAACTGTGGATGGGACGCGCACCCTTAAGCTTGCTGGATTTACCTATAATGAGCGATCCGCATCAACTTGCAGCCATGCAAATCCTGACAAAACTAGTGCCTTCTGCACATATTGCAGCTCCTCTACTTTTACCACTACTTATCTTCAAGCAAGTGGAGGTGTCTATTCAGTATGGAAATTCACCTATTGCCATTTTTTCCTATGCAGACTACGGATTGATTCTCTGTGGTGTTATGGAAGATATTGATGCTGGGTATGAGTTTGGACAACTTTCATTAAAATTACTAGAACAACAGCAGATTAAAGCTTTTAAAAGCAGGGCTTACTTTATTGTCAACAGCTTTATTCGGCACTGGAAGGAACCATTAAATCACAGTATCCCATATTTGCTAGAAGCTTATCACAGCGGCTTAGAAACTGGAGATTGGGAATGCGTGGCGTTGAACTTAGTGGCATATAGTCAGTATAGTTATTGGAGTGGTCGAGAATTAAATGATTTGGCTGAGGAAATGGAGACTTATCAGCAAGTCATCAGCCAGGTAAAACAAGAAGCAACGTTAAAATATCTAGAGTGTTACCAGCAAGCGATTCTCAATTTATTAGGACAAGCGGAAGTTCCTTATTGTTTACAGGGCAAAGTGTTCAATGTCGCCGGAGTTTTGCCTAGCTTGCAATCTGCCAGTAATCGCACGGGGTTATTCTATGTTCATCTTAATCAAGCTGTTCTCTGTTATTTGTTCGGAGAATACGAAGCAGCCTCACAACAAGCAGCCTTAGCAGAACAGTACAGTAATGCTGTAATTGGCTATTTCGTCGTAGTTGTCCGAGTTTTTTATGATGCTTTAATTCATTTAGCACGATACACCGATGTTAATGCCCAAGAACAATCAGCCATTTTAGAGCGAATCAATACCCATCAAGAAAAACTACAAATTTGGGCTATTCCTGCCCCATTCAATCATCAACATCGTTGGCAACTTGTAACAGCAGAACGCTATCGAGTGCTTGGTCAATTTACTGAGGCGATGGAACATTACGATTTAGCTATTGCCCAAGCCAAAACGCATGGTTATCTACAAGATGAAGCACTCAGCAATGAACTGGCCGCTAAATTTTATCTAAGTTGGGGCAAACAGAAGGTGGCAGCAGGCTATATGCAGGAGGCTTACTACTGTTACGCTCGTTGGGGCGCAAAAGCCAAAACCGAGGATTTGGAAAACCGCTATCCCGATTTAGTACACGTTATTCTCCAGCAGAGAATACAATCACTGCATATCCTGGAAACAATATCGAGCAGCGTTAGTCACCCGCTCTCGTCGGCTCATAATTCCACTCTTTTGGGTCGTTCTTCTAGCACTGACATTAGTAGCTTTGATTTTGCTGCTATCCTCAAAGCCTCCCAAGCCATTTCCGGCACGATTCAACTGGACGAACTACTGCACAGATTAACACAAATTATTCTGCAACATTCTGGGGGCGAGCGTTGTGCCTTAATCCTACCTAATACTCAAGGAAAATGGTTGGTAAGAGCCATTGCTACACCCGAAACCACAGAACTTTGTGCCGAACCTTTAGAGGGCAACCCCAACTTACCAATTAAGTTGATCCAGTACGTCAAAAACACCGAGGAAATTGTGATGATTGACGAACTCAAAACCAATTTACCTGTAATTGATGAGTATTTAAGTCAACGACAACCAAAAAGTTTGTTGTGCTTGCCAATTCTCAATCAAGGACGCTTAGTTGGGATTTTGTATTTAAAGAATCGTTTTACTAGTAGTGTATTTACAAGCGATCGTATCCTCATTCTCAACTTTCTTTGTACCCAAGCAGCCATTTCTCTAGAAAATGCCCGTCTTTATGAAGATGCACAAATTTATACTCAACAGTTAGAACAATCTCTAGAAAAATTACGGCTCAGTGAAGCCCGCTTTCAGAAACTAGCAGATAATGTTCCTGGCATGATTTATCAGATCAGAATTAAAGCCGATGGTTCAACTTCTGTACCCTACGTCAGTTCTGGGTGTCAAACTCTTTACGAAGTCCCAGCAGAAGATTTCCTGTCAGGGAAATGTAGCCTGCGTGATTTTGAACATCCCGACGATGGAGCAGAGGCATTTCGGGCAGTTGTTGAGTCAGCACAAAATCTTACCCCATTTCAGCATGAGTGGCGCATTGTTACACCCAATGGGAATATCAAATGGGTAAAAGCTGCTTCTCAGCCAGAACGCGGCGAGGATGGTGAAATGGTATGGGATGGAATTCTAATTGATATTAGCGAACAGCAAGCTGCACTTCGTGAACACAAACTTGGTGAAGCTGCTGTTAAGCATAAATCTCAAGAACTGGAAAATGCTCTGCAAGAACTGCAACAAGCCCAACTGCAAATGATACAACATGAAAAAATGTCTGCACTAGGTAACTTAGTTGCTGGAGTAGCTCACGAAATGAACAATCCCCTCGGCTTTATTTCAACTAGTCTCCAACAAGCTAAACCTATCTTGGCTGATATCACTGAACACCTAAAATTATATCAAAAAGCTCTACCGAATCCGGAAGTAGAAATTATCGACCATGCTGAAGAAATTGATTTAGACTATAGCTTAGAAGATATGCCAAACATGGTTGACGCAATGCTTATCGCTTCTGAGAGATTAAAAAATATCAGCACCAGCTTAAGAACTTTCTCTCGGGGCGATAAAGATTATAAAGTGCCATTTAACATCAATGAAGGCATTGATAGTACAATTTTAATTCTCAAACATCGCCTGAAAGCGAATGAGCAACGTCCAGAAATTATAGTTGTAACTGAATACGAAAATTTACAGCCAATCGAGTGTTTCCCAGGACAATTAAATCAGGTATTTATGAATATTTTAGCTAATGCTATTGATGCTTTAGATGAGTCAAGTAGAGGACGGAGCTTTGAGCATTTTAAGCTAAATCCACATAAAATTAGAGTGAGAGCTATCATTGAAAATCATACCTTAAAAATATCAATTGCTGATAATGGCACAGGAATAAACGAAGATGTAAAAGCACGCATATTTGACCATTTATTTACTACAAAAGGAGTGGGAAAAGGCACAGGGCTAGGACTAGCGATCTCACAACAAATTGTGGAAGAAATACATGGGGGTAGAATTGAAGTTAATTCTGTTTTAGGAAAAGGAACAGAATTTGTAATTTATATTCCCATTACTGAGAAGCTATTTATAAAAGAAATTTAA
- the infC gene encoding translation initiation factor IF-3, translating into MCNTWESNVIAIPKQLINSQIKSPQVFLIDHENNNRGLTDTNEALQLAESLELDLVLVSEGKEAPVAKILNYGKLQYQKKKRQAQSARPVVKEVRFGLNIGVADYKLRIEQAVGWLSKGDSVKFAVRLRGREHQYREQAGELLDRVVTDLNSVGKVQSLDKRSLIALIIPA; encoded by the coding sequence ATTTGTAATACATGGGAGTCAAACGTTATCGCAATTCCAAAACAACTAATAAACTCGCAAATCAAGTCACCCCAAGTTTTCTTGATTGACCATGAGAATAATAATCGTGGTTTGACCGATACCAATGAAGCATTACAGCTAGCCGAAAGCCTAGAGTTAGACCTAGTATTAGTGTCTGAAGGAAAAGAGGCTCCAGTTGCAAAAATTCTGAATTATGGCAAGCTTCAGTATCAAAAGAAAAAGCGTCAGGCACAAAGTGCTAGACCAGTAGTAAAAGAAGTTCGGTTTGGTTTGAATATAGGTGTAGCTGATTATAAGTTACGTATTGAACAAGCAGTTGGGTGGTTGAGTAAAGGCGATTCGGTGAAGTTTGCCGTTCGTTTACGAGGTCGGGAACATCAATATCGTGAGCAAGCTGGAGAACTATTAGATCGGGTTGTAACTGATCTCAACTCTGTAGGAAAAGTTCAATCACTTGATAAGCGTTCACTAATTGCTTTAATCATTCCTGCCTAA
- a CDS encoding serine hydrolase domain-containing protein yields MLLITKVNELFIRWDKPNSPGCAIAVIQNEEIIYQRGYGMANLEYNIRITSNSVFDIASNSKQFTAMCIVLLARQKLLNLDDELQKYIPEIPRYSHSITIRYLIDHTSGLRDYLHLMLFAGMRFENKYSNEEIIALIAQQQSLNFEPGTEQLYCNSGYILLAEIVRRVSGKSLRVFAQEHIFAPLGMKNTHFHDNFREIVKNRADGYAPKNGGGFQSNMSFHDFCGDGQLYTTIEDLLLWDRNFYHNILGGYGQDLIEEVTTPRQLNNGEIISGAFGLQIGDRGSLKTISHGGSWTGYRSDLIRFPERQFSVICLANLSTLNPTKLAFQVADIYLENDYIENITKSISPSISSINLPVVELQLKAGFYYNPTTGSILELEIKNGKLMAKLAWMYFQLIPIGTNYFQSADNEIDYDIEFSEDIIRLIGKLDIGNGIKTYTFEKILDSPKDMLADYPGTYYSAELEYDFKINLVNNKLYYKSKGYPPSHLIVAGQNVFLRYLIYVDKFELVRDREGRVIGLYRCCDRVRRLYFSKQ; encoded by the coding sequence ATGTTGCTAATTACCAAAGTCAATGAATTATTCATCCGGTGGGATAAACCTAATTCCCCTGGCTGTGCTATTGCCGTTATTCAGAATGAGGAGATAATTTACCAACGCGGTTATGGGATGGCTAACTTGGAATACAACATTCGCATAACCTCTAATTCTGTCTTTGATATCGCTTCTAATTCCAAGCAATTTACAGCAATGTGTATCGTCTTACTAGCCAGACAAAAATTGCTTAACTTAGATGATGAGTTACAAAAGTATATTCCAGAAATTCCTCGATATAGTCACTCTATTACTATCCGCTATTTAATCGATCACACCAGTGGTTTGCGTGACTATTTACATTTAATGTTATTTGCTGGGATGAGGTTTGAAAATAAGTATTCAAACGAAGAAATTATTGCTTTAATTGCTCAACAACAAAGTTTAAATTTCGAGCCTGGAACCGAGCAATTATACTGTAATTCTGGCTACATTTTACTAGCAGAAATTGTGAGACGCGTCTCTGGCAAATCTTTACGTGTGTTTGCCCAAGAACATATTTTTGCTCCGCTAGGAATGAAAAATACCCATTTTCACGATAACTTCAGAGAAATCGTGAAAAATAGAGCTGATGGATACGCTCCAAAAAATGGAGGGGGTTTCCAGAGCAATATGTCTTTTCACGATTTCTGTGGAGACGGACAACTTTACACGACTATTGAAGATTTACTACTTTGGGATCGAAATTTCTATCACAATATCTTAGGTGGATATGGACAAGATTTAATTGAAGAAGTAACTACTCCACGCCAACTCAATAATGGCGAAATTATATCAGGTGCATTTGGGTTGCAGATTGGCGATCGCGGCAGCTTAAAAACAATTAGTCATGGAGGTTCTTGGACGGGTTATCGGAGTGATTTAATTCGATTTCCCGAACGCCAGTTTTCAGTTATCTGTCTGGCTAATTTAAGTACGCTTAACCCGACTAAATTAGCTTTTCAAGTTGCTGATATATATTTAGAAAATGATTATATTGAAAATATCACTAAATCTATTTCGCCTTCTATTAGCTCTATTAATTTACCTGTAGTGGAGCTACAACTCAAAGCTGGATTTTATTATAACCCCACGACTGGAAGTATATTGGAGTTAGAGATAAAAAATGGAAAATTAATGGCTAAACTAGCGTGGATGTATTTTCAACTTATTCCAATTGGCACCAACTATTTTCAATCTGCCGATAATGAAATTGACTATGATATTGAGTTTTCTGAAGATATTATTCGGCTGATAGGAAAATTAGATATTGGTAATGGTATTAAAACCTATACCTTTGAAAAAATACTAGATTCTCCAAAAGATATGTTAGCCGATTATCCTGGTACTTATTATTCTGCTGAATTAGAGTACGACTTTAAAATAAATCTAGTAAATAATAAATTATATTATAAGAGCAAAGGCTATCCACCATCTCATCTCATAGTTGCTGGACAAAATGTTTTTCTTAGATATCTTATATATGTAGATAAGTTTGAATTGGTGCGAGATCGAGAAGGTCGAGTTATCGGTTTATATCGTTGTTGTGACAGGGTACGAAGACTGTATTTTAGTAAACAGTAA
- a CDS encoding transposase, with product MTQQSSAGNLVSELLQTIDSREIADESIRRTVEILLNLIEQQQVEIKKLREENQKLRDENNRLKGEQGKPNIKGNKNIGFKNNHSSEKERKTPTEHNKRSKNKTIKVDRQEIVTYPKEKLPPDAEFKGYVRGASRREEVIVQDILLKPDNVLFRKQKYYSPQTGKTYLAPLPFGYDGEFGPGIKALVISLYYGGNMTQGKLLEFLSDIGISMSAGYLSNLLIKNQEVFVAEYQEVYSQGLVSSPWQHFDQTGARVAGVNHTTNVICNPLYTIYQTTRNKDRLSVLKVLQNTTELEFILNSFTYELLETFNIPIKWINQLKLLPQETVFTEIELNGLLNEYLVKLNPQSRTRIQEAAAIVFYHQQSTIPVIKTLLCDDAPQFKLLTSDLALCWVHEGRHYKKLSPFIPCHQKILDNFLEKFWIYYRKLLAYRDSPNPDRASELRLDFWILFASETGYEQLDERKRLTAAKAEELLLVLEHPELPLHNNPAELAARTMVQRRKISYATQTELGTKAWDIFMSLVATTRKLGISFFEYIRDRILQLDDIPCLSNIILELSSSNPFGYSWLPE from the coding sequence ATGACGCAACAATCATCTGCTGGGAACTTAGTATCTGAACTGCTGCAAACCATCGACAGCAGAGAGATTGCAGATGAATCAATACGTCGGACAGTAGAGATATTACTAAACCTGATAGAACAGCAACAAGTAGAAATCAAAAAGCTACGGGAAGAAAACCAAAAACTGCGGGACGAAAACAACCGTCTCAAAGGAGAACAAGGTAAACCAAACATCAAAGGCAATAAAAATATTGGGTTTAAAAACAATCACTCGTCAGAAAAAGAGCGAAAAACCCCAACAGAACATAACAAAAGAAGTAAAAACAAGACTATAAAAGTAGATCGACAAGAGATAGTTACTTATCCGAAAGAAAAACTACCCCCAGATGCAGAATTTAAGGGTTATGTTCGCGGAGCGTCTCGAAGAGAAGAAGTAATAGTCCAAGATATTTTACTAAAACCAGATAACGTACTATTCCGCAAGCAAAAATACTACTCACCGCAAACAGGAAAAACTTATTTAGCACCCCTACCATTTGGTTACGACGGAGAATTCGGTCCGGGAATAAAAGCCTTAGTAATAAGCCTGTATTATGGCGGAAATATGACTCAAGGTAAGCTTTTAGAATTTTTATCAGATATTGGTATTTCGATGAGTGCGGGATATCTATCAAATTTGTTAATAAAAAATCAAGAAGTTTTTGTTGCAGAGTATCAAGAAGTATATTCCCAGGGTCTAGTAAGTAGCCCCTGGCAGCATTTTGACCAAACCGGTGCGCGTGTTGCTGGAGTCAACCATACAACGAATGTAATTTGTAACCCTTTATATACAATCTATCAGACAACACGAAACAAAGACCGTTTGAGCGTGTTAAAGGTGTTGCAAAACACAACCGAGCTTGAGTTTATCCTCAACTCGTTTACATACGAGTTATTAGAGACTTTCAACATCCCAATAAAGTGGATTAATCAACTCAAATTATTACCTCAAGAAACGGTCTTTACAGAAATTGAGTTGAATGGGTTACTTAATGAATATCTGGTTAAATTAAATCCCCAGTCCCGTACTCGTATACAAGAAGCAGCAGCAATTGTTTTTTATCATCAGCAATCGACTATTCCTGTAATCAAAACCCTCTTGTGCGACGACGCTCCACAGTTCAAGTTACTGACTTCGGATTTAGCTTTATGTTGGGTACATGAGGGACGGCATTATAAAAAGTTAAGTCCATTTATTCCTTGCCATCAAAAGATTCTAGATAACTTTTTGGAAAAGTTCTGGATATATTACCGAAAATTATTAGCTTACCGAGACTCTCCTAATCCAGATAGAGCCTCTGAACTAAGGTTAGATTTTTGGATACTTTTTGCCTCAGAAACTGGCTACGAACAGTTAGATGAGCGAAAACGATTAACTGCTGCAAAAGCCGAAGAATTACTTCTTGTTTTGGAGCATCCAGAATTACCCTTGCATAATAATCCTGCTGAGTTGGCTGCTAGAACTATGGTACAGCGACGCAAGATTAGTTATGCGACCCAAACAGAACTTGGTACCAAAGCATGGGATATTTTCATGTCCCTTGTTGCCACTACTCGTAAGTTAGGTATTAGCTTTTTTGAGTATATCCGTGACCGAATTTTGCAACTCGATGATATTCCCTGTTTGAGTAACATTATTCTAGAGTTGTCTTCTTCTAACCCATTTGGTTATTCGTGGCTACCTGAATAA
- a CDS encoding sulfurtransferase translates to MNTKLLISPQQLTSLLAKKSSDIVIIDTRTPEDYAISHIPQSINIRDFFTYLLDSSYPAGLKKLQEYFAEIMSNLGISGAEQFIVYEDSLNKGYGQSCRAAFLLKYLGCAQVFILHGGYRAWLWAGLPTTSEVPLRQSCIFRLHPNADIMVTTAEMLEAIDNPAIIKLDVRDSSEWLGLSSSPYAVNFCPRKGRIPNAVWLEWHRLMTSEEEIPTFRSPDEIREICQSIGITSKSEVYIYCFKGSRAANTLIALEEAGISARNYFGSWNEWSSDFSLPIDSRVMQ, encoded by the coding sequence GTGAATACAAAACTCCTCATCTCTCCTCAACAACTCACGTCTCTGTTAGCCAAAAAGTCATCAGATATTGTGATTATCGATACGCGAACTCCCGAAGATTATGCTATTTCTCATATTCCTCAATCTATAAATATTAGAGATTTCTTCACCTATCTTTTAGACAGTTCCTACCCAGCAGGATTAAAGAAATTACAAGAGTATTTTGCAGAAATTATGAGCAACCTGGGAATATCGGGTGCGGAACAGTTTATTGTCTATGAAGATAGTTTAAATAAAGGTTATGGTCAATCTTGTCGAGCAGCTTTCTTACTGAAATATTTGGGTTGCGCTCAGGTATTTATCTTACACGGAGGATATAGAGCATGGCTTTGGGCGGGATTACCTACTACCTCGGAAGTACCATTACGTCAAAGCTGCATATTTAGATTGCATCCCAACGCTGACATTATGGTGACTACCGCCGAGATGTTAGAAGCAATTGACAATCCAGCAATTATTAAATTAGATGTGCGCGACAGTTCAGAATGGCTTGGGTTGAGTTCTTCTCCCTATGCTGTTAATTTTTGTCCTCGCAAAGGGAGAATACCTAATGCTGTATGGCTAGAATGGCATCGTTTAATGACATCTGAAGAGGAAATCCCCACGTTTCGATCGCCAGATGAAATCCGAGAAATTTGTCAATCAATAGGTATTACTTCCAAGTCAGAAGTGTACATTTATTGCTTTAAGGGTTCAAGGGCTGCTAATACATTGATAGCGCTAGAAGAGGCAGGAATTTCCGCCAGAAATTATTTTGGCTCTTGGAATGAATGGTCTAGTGACTTTTCACTACCAATTGATAGCAGAGTCATGCAATGA
- a CDS encoding MarC family protein, producing the protein MSLIPNTLATFMAVFPIANPIGAVPVFYSLTAMETSSGRHRQAIQTAINVVLVLAVFLLAGRWILEFFGISLNVLRLAGGLLVAHTAWEMVTARQRLTPSENDEALDKEDISFTPMAVPLISGPGAIGVVTSLSISFKHWVDYLESLVGIVLIGISLYLCLALGEPLIKKLGKNGVGALNRVFGFFILAIGVRFIADGSISLLKEAFHIQIK; encoded by the coding sequence ATGTCGTTAATTCCAAATACATTAGCAACCTTTATGGCTGTTTTCCCAATCGCCAATCCAATAGGTGCAGTTCCGGTTTTTTACAGCTTAACAGCGATGGAAACATCATCTGGACGCCATCGGCAAGCGATACAAACTGCCATAAATGTAGTTTTAGTTTTAGCTGTGTTTTTACTAGCTGGCAGGTGGATTCTAGAATTTTTTGGAATCTCATTAAATGTACTACGGCTGGCAGGGGGATTACTTGTTGCTCATACAGCCTGGGAAATGGTTACAGCCCGTCAACGACTAACTCCATCAGAAAATGATGAGGCTCTAGATAAAGAAGATATTTCTTTTACACCAATGGCAGTGCCATTAATCAGTGGGCCTGGAGCAATTGGGGTCGTGACAAGTTTATCGATTAGCTTTAAGCATTGGGTAGACTATCTTGAGTCTTTAGTGGGAATTGTTTTAATAGGTATAAGCCTTTATCTGTGCCTGGCTTTAGGAGAACCACTTATTAAGAAGTTAGGAAAAAATGGTGTGGGAGCCTTAAATCGAGTTTTTGGTTTTTTCATCCTAGCAATTGGTGTGCGTTTTATTGCAGATGGCTCTATTTCCTTGTTGAAAGAGGCGTTCCATATTCAAATAAAATAA
- a CDS encoding S-layer homology domain-containing protein yields MSSIASLLNSATFTTTLALATIIFYPSKTLSQTPSDGQNTVPQAGCLSGYPNGTYQGSRPVTRYEFTAGLNTCLNQLNQVIPANRADLATKQDLEILLKRQRELNQQLQELNERVDTPPATK; encoded by the coding sequence ATGTCCTCAATTGCTAGCTTGTTAAATTCAGCCACCTTTACAACTACCTTGGCACTAGCAACAATTATTTTCTATCCATCAAAAACTTTGTCACAAACACCAAGCGATGGGCAGAACACAGTTCCCCAGGCAGGTTGTCTATCTGGGTATCCTAATGGCACATATCAAGGTTCGCGCCCAGTTACACGCTATGAATTTACTGCTGGATTGAATACGTGCCTAAATCAGCTAAATCAAGTTATTCCCGCTAACAGGGCGGATTTAGCAACGAAGCAAGATTTGGAAATTTTGCTCAAACGACAAAGGGAATTAAACCAACAACTTCAAGAACTCAACGAGCGAGTTGATACCCCACCTGCTACAAAATAA
- a CDS encoding GlsB/YeaQ/YmgE family stress response membrane protein — translation MNILAWIVLGLIAGAIAKAIYPGHQGGGILGTILLGIIGAFVGGSLGVFFNTGTLALAAPGLSIPGIAVAVLGAIVAVFLWNALTSRSAL, via the coding sequence ATGAATATTCTTGCTTGGATTGTTTTAGGTCTAATTGCTGGTGCTATTGCAAAAGCTATCTACCCCGGTCATCAAGGCGGCGGAATTCTCGGAACAATCTTATTAGGAATTATTGGTGCTTTTGTTGGTGGTAGTCTGGGTGTATTCTTCAATACAGGAACCTTAGCTCTAGCGGCTCCTGGTCTTAGCATTCCAGGTATTGCAGTAGCGGTTCTTGGCGCAATTGTCGCTGTTTTCTTGTGGAACGCGTTAACTAGCCGCAGTGCTTTGTAA